A single genomic interval of Candidatus Babeliales bacterium harbors:
- the smpB gene encoding SsrA-binding protein SmpB: MKELARNKKAFFDYEINDTFEAGIVLIGDEVKSARAGNVSLVDAFATVHGNGIVLTNCYIGKYSHAFDKSSGDFTRRSRVLLLNKKEINRLIGEVSRKGMTLIPIKMYLNNRGLVKLEIGVAKHKKARDKKQSLKERDIKRETERTIKQRVS, encoded by the coding sequence ATGAAAGAATTAGCACGCAATAAAAAAGCATTCTTCGATTATGAAATTAACGATACCTTTGAAGCCGGTATTGTTTTGATTGGCGATGAAGTTAAATCAGCTCGCGCTGGCAACGTTTCATTGGTCGACGCATTTGCAACCGTTCACGGCAACGGCATTGTTTTAACCAACTGCTACATTGGCAAATATTCGCACGCATTTGATAAAAGTAGTGGTGATTTTACCCGCCGCTCACGCGTACTGCTGCTCAACAAAAAAGAGATCAACCGCTTGATTGGTGAAGTTTCGCGCAAAGGCATGACACTCATTCCCATCAAAATGTACTTAAACAATCGCGGGCTGGTAAAGCTTGAAATTGGCGTTGCCAAACATAAAAAAGCACGCGACAAAAAACAGTCACTTAAAGAACGCGATATCAAACGCGAGACAGAACGCACTATTAAACAACGCGTTTCATAA
- a CDS encoding M48 family metalloprotease, with amino-acid sequence MKKCIKKFVALLIGLVLATHMHGAATSDGAVDSRLLEEYNSVADAVNNDARRCWDFSGGVSIAVCEENAPTIYGIVKKYAERYAIPMPAIFLAHRDLKRIADGAEVEGLTPRRSSVLIGPDLLRHCSLDDFEAVIAHELAHIKCRHKLKMYGMYAVFLPFAYILCNFFVSLIYMVMPIDPSDDQTNPLLYSVSANFLSFYFVHLVMDCIRNCQMRYSEKEADLKALSVLEKPECLVKFFNKELARTVDERFEASIGGLWKILDKCFRSHPEFQERIDYCGQALEDRSE; translated from the coding sequence ATGAAAAAATGTATAAAGAAATTCGTAGCGTTGCTTATTGGTCTAGTTCTTGCAACGCACATGCATGGTGCGGCGACATCTGATGGAGCTGTAGATAGTCGTCTTTTGGAGGAATACAATTCTGTTGCAGACGCGGTAAATAACGATGCTAGGAGATGTTGGGATTTCTCTGGAGGAGTTTCTATCGCGGTTTGTGAAGAAAATGCGCCAACTATTTATGGCATAGTTAAGAAGTATGCAGAAAGATATGCCATACCCATGCCAGCGATTTTCTTGGCACATAGGGATTTAAAACGGATTGCTGATGGTGCTGAGGTAGAAGGATTAACGCCACGTCGCTCTTCTGTGCTAATTGGTCCGGATCTTCTACGTCACTGTAGCCTTGATGATTTTGAAGCGGTTATTGCGCATGAACTTGCTCACATAAAGTGTCGACATAAGTTAAAGATGTATGGCATGTATGCTGTGTTTCTTCCATTTGCCTATATTCTCTGTAATTTTTTTGTATCGTTGATATACATGGTGATGCCAATTGATCCGTCTGATGATCAAACGAACCCATTGCTTTATTCTGTTAGCGCTAATTTTCTGTCGTTTTATTTTGTGCATCTTGTAATGGACTGTATTAGGAATTGCCAAATGAGGTATTCTGAGAAAGAGGCAGATCTTAAGGCTTTGTCTGTTCTTGAAAAGCCAGAATGTTTAGTAAAATTTTTCAACAAAGAGTTAGCAAGAACTGTTGATGAAAGATTTGAAGCAAGTATTGGTGGTTTATGGAAAATCTTGGATAAATGTTTTCGTTCGCATCCAGAATTTCAAGAACGTATCGACTATTGTGGGCAGGCGTTAGAAGACCGTTCGGAGTAG
- the rho gene encoding transcription termination factor Rho: MNVQELKSMGITSLIAYANDIGLPDISSLKKQEIIFKILESQSDKKIDIFGEGILERLPDGFGFLRSPKFNYVPGPDDIYVSPIHIKRFSLRTGDVIKGSIRKPKDGEKYFALQRIESVNYQSPASSATKTMFENLTPLFPNTKFNLSENTSSIATRIMDLLVPIGKGQRGIIVAPPRTGKTALLKEIANVIKQNNPEVKMTILLIDERPEEVTDMERSVDAEVVSSTFDEYATRHIQVAEIVLEKSKRLVECGHDVVILLDSLTRLARAYNTMAPSSGKVLTGGIDANALQRPKRFFGAARNVEEGGSLTILATALVETGSRMDEVIFEEFKGTGNMEIHLTRKLSNKRVYPAFDIQMSGTRREELMLGEEQVKNMWVLQKFITSMNTIEGMEFLIDKMRKTKTNDEFWEMMLKKKRPNESSSS, encoded by the coding sequence ATCAACGTTCAAGAATTGAAAAGCATGGGTATTACCAGTCTTATTGCCTACGCAAACGACATTGGTTTGCCCGACATTAGCTCGCTGAAAAAACAAGAAATTATATTCAAAATTCTTGAATCTCAATCTGATAAAAAAATAGACATTTTTGGCGAAGGTATTTTGGAACGCCTTCCAGATGGCTTTGGTTTTTTGCGTTCACCAAAATTTAACTACGTCCCAGGCCCAGACGATATTTATGTTTCACCAATCCACATAAAACGTTTTAGCCTGCGCACCGGCGATGTGATTAAAGGAAGCATTCGCAAACCAAAAGATGGCGAAAAATATTTTGCGTTGCAACGCATTGAGTCAGTCAACTATCAATCACCGGCATCTTCTGCAACTAAAACGATGTTTGAAAACTTGACACCACTCTTTCCTAACACCAAATTTAATTTATCTGAAAATACTTCATCAATTGCCACCCGCATCATGGATTTATTAGTACCAATCGGAAAAGGTCAACGTGGTATTATTGTTGCACCACCGCGTACCGGTAAAACGGCATTGTTAAAAGAAATTGCCAACGTGATCAAGCAAAATAATCCAGAAGTTAAAATGACCATTTTGCTGATTGACGAGCGTCCCGAAGAAGTAACCGACATGGAACGTTCTGTTGATGCTGAAGTTGTAAGCTCAACCTTTGACGAGTACGCCACCCGCCACATTCAAGTAGCAGAAATTGTACTTGAAAAATCTAAGCGCTTGGTTGAGTGCGGCCACGACGTGGTAATCTTGCTCGACTCGCTCACGCGTCTTGCACGTGCCTACAACACCATGGCACCATCGTCTGGAAAAGTGTTGACTGGTGGTATTGATGCCAACGCCCTGCAACGTCCAAAGCGCTTCTTTGGTGCTGCGCGTAACGTTGAAGAAGGTGGTTCATTAACCATTCTTGCAACCGCGTTGGTTGAAACCGGCTCCCGCATGGACGAAGTTATTTTTGAAGAGTTCAAGGGTACCGGTAACATGGAAATTCACCTGACTCGTAAGCTTTCTAACAAGCGTGTATACCCAGCATTCGATATTCAAATGTCTGGTACACGTCGTGAAGAGCTCATGCTTGGTGAAGAACAAGTTAAGAATATGTGGGTTCTTCAAAAGTTCATTACCTCAATGAATACCATTGAAGGTATGGAATTCTTGATCGATAAAATGCGTAAAACAAAAACGAATGATGAGTTCTGGGAAATGATGCTTAAGAAAAAGCGCCCTAACGAATCATCTTCATCATAA
- the sppA gene encoding signal peptide peptidase SppA, with product MEEKPKRSLSTILKNIFFGLLIINFVPIVFYSLKDTFSSVVFPKAHVAYMKLGEINDSTFYAKKLRSVQKDSDIKALLIKVESPGGISGSGEALFNEIKKFKAKKPVIAFVENVCASAGYYAVCSADKIIANAASLVGSIGTLMQVPNVKGLADACHVKVAYINGGKFKVAGNPVRDLTDEEQQHLQDLTLQSYQLFVNDVARERNLDSNKASEWADGKIFVGSKALELGLIDQIGSYSDALDEVKKTLGLGEDDEITFVQLKKKQNPVMELLAGDQDFAGLGSSSWSKKVGMFLSNVWSTFTGAQTRAGVALRA from the coding sequence GTGGAAGAAAAACCAAAACGTTCGCTTTCGACTATTTTAAAAAATATTTTCTTTGGCTTGTTGATTATCAACTTTGTGCCGATAGTTTTTTATTCACTCAAAGATACCTTTTCAAGCGTGGTATTTCCCAAAGCGCATGTTGCGTACATGAAGTTGGGAGAGATTAACGATTCTACGTTTTATGCAAAAAAATTGCGCAGTGTTCAAAAAGATTCCGATATCAAAGCGCTGCTTATTAAAGTTGAATCGCCCGGCGGTATTTCGGGTTCTGGCGAAGCGCTGTTTAATGAAATCAAAAAATTCAAAGCAAAAAAGCCAGTGATTGCTTTTGTTGAAAATGTGTGTGCTTCTGCTGGGTACTACGCCGTGTGCAGTGCCGACAAAATTATTGCCAACGCGGCATCGTTGGTGGGCAGCATTGGTACGTTGATGCAAGTTCCCAATGTTAAAGGTTTGGCAGATGCGTGTCATGTTAAGGTTGCGTATATCAATGGTGGTAAATTTAAAGTCGCCGGCAACCCCGTGCGCGATTTGACCGACGAAGAGCAACAACATTTGCAAGATCTTACGCTGCAATCGTACCAACTATTTGTTAACGATGTAGCGCGTGAACGTAACCTTGATAGCAATAAAGCAAGTGAGTGGGCCGATGGCAAAATTTTTGTTGGCAGCAAAGCGCTTGAGCTGGGGCTGATTGACCAAATTGGTTCGTACAGTGATGCGCTTGATGAAGTTAAAAAGACGCTGGGGCTTGGCGAAGACGACGAAATTACCTTTGTGCAGCTCAAGAAAAAACAAAACCCGGTGATGGAGTTGTTGGCTGGGGACCAAGATTTTGCTGGCTTGGGCTCTTCGAGCTGGTCTAAAAAAGTGGGCATGTTTTTAAGCAACGTTTGGTCAACCTTTACCGGTGCTCAAACACGGGCTGGCGTGGCATTACGGGCCTAA
- a CDS encoding biotin--[acetyl-CoA-carboxylase] ligase — protein sequence MIKKIGSDFFYKESSDNTLAWAKEYLDTAQDGAVFIAHELTRARGRQGRVWHWAPGQLALTFVLKPSFAPNEDDLTKLSMALACGIYQAITQYGVTLKWPNDFVINQKKVGGMLMELVWDSNTLRGIIFAFGLNVNNTFEPTHELAELATSLCVQNSNPACPEPVEGPALQETILTSLDSWYQAWYSRAYDHIFATWVAAQSYLGKTITVHKKDGSTITGIAHHLLPNGTLCLKVGNEKLVLSFHDVDFLRL from the coding sequence ATGATTAAAAAAATTGGCTCTGATTTTTTTTATAAAGAATCATCAGACAACACACTTGCGTGGGCCAAAGAGTATCTGGACACAGCACAAGACGGTGCAGTTTTTATTGCGCACGAGCTGACGCGCGCACGCGGCCGGCAAGGCAGAGTGTGGCACTGGGCGCCTGGCCAACTCGCTTTGACTTTTGTTCTCAAACCAAGTTTTGCACCAAACGAAGATGATCTTACCAAACTTTCTATGGCACTTGCGTGCGGCATTTATCAGGCAATCACTCAGTATGGCGTTACACTCAAATGGCCCAACGACTTTGTAATTAATCAGAAAAAAGTTGGCGGCATGCTCATGGAGCTGGTATGGGACAGTAACACATTACGCGGCATTATTTTTGCTTTTGGATTAAATGTTAATAACACGTTTGAGCCAACACATGAGTTAGCAGAACTTGCAACAAGTTTATGCGTACAAAACTCTAATCCCGCCTGCCCTGAGCCTGTCGAAGGGCCCGCTCTGCAAGAAACAATCTTAACAAGCTTAGATTCTTGGTACCAAGCCTGGTACTCTCGCGCTTATGACCACATTTTTGCAACGTGGGTTGCAGCACAAAGCTATCTTGGCAAAACAATTACGGTACACAAAAAAGATGGGAGCACAATCACGGGCATTGCCCATCACCTGCTCCCAAACGGAACTTTATGCTTGAAGGTCGGAAACGAGAAATTAGTTCTCTCTTTTCACGATGTAGATTTTTTGAGGCTTTAA
- a CDS encoding DUF2062 domain-containing protein → MNIKKKIKNIFNKALMSGHSPHTLALSCALGFYIAFSPFPGAHTIMMLIAQWLLTLNFPLLFLVTSINNPWTMIPFFSLDYAFGYWLVHHIGGFSPSWHIPLEKIFGSGNICIVSFLVGGNILGISSAFLSYPILLMIFKKLLVKQRP, encoded by the coding sequence GTGAACATAAAAAAAAAAATAAAGAATATTTTTAATAAAGCGCTGATGTCGGGCCACTCGCCCCACACGCTTGCCTTGTCGTGCGCGCTGGGCTTTTATATCGCTTTTTCACCCTTTCCTGGAGCCCACACCATCATGATGCTGATTGCTCAGTGGCTCTTAACCCTCAATTTTCCCTTACTTTTCTTGGTAACGTCCATTAATAACCCCTGGACCATGATCCCCTTCTTTTCTCTTGATTATGCCTTTGGCTATTGGCTAGTACACCACATTGGCGGGTTTAGCCCTTCTTGGCATATCCCTTTGGAAAAAATCTTTGGATCTGGTAACATATGTATAGTGTCATTCCTGGTGGGTGGCAATATTCTTGGTATTAGTTCGGCATTCCTCAGCTACCCAATCTTGCTGATGATTTTTAAAAAGTTACTGGTAAAACAACGACCATGA
- the ftsY gene encoding signal recognition particle-docking protein FtsY — MLGFIKDKIKKVYAGFTKKISSLFLRNQLDEEFFTELSNLLLVADVGVKTTERLIVQLKEQVSNKTIENSDQLREQLEQMLQTILEKPSRQAATQPIILMVGINGSGKTTFVGKFASRLKKQGKKVLLIAGDTFRAAATQQLAEWATRAEVEVFIGRENQDPASVIFDGCTRFSQGGFDHVIIDTAGRLQTKTNLMRELEKMRKIIDRQLPGLPVATWLTVDAMLGQNSLRQAEVFHEATSLDGVVVTKLDGTGKGGIVFSIIDQFNVPIMFVAFGEGIEDISEFNARDYVHDLLHE; from the coding sequence ATGCTTGGTTTTATCAAAGATAAAATAAAAAAAGTTTACGCAGGGTTTACCAAAAAAATTTCATCACTCTTTTTGCGCAATCAGCTTGATGAGGAGTTTTTTACTGAATTGAGTAATTTGTTGTTGGTTGCTGATGTTGGTGTAAAAACAACAGAGCGCTTAATTGTGCAGCTTAAAGAACAGGTTTCAAATAAAACGATCGAAAATAGTGATCAACTGCGCGAGCAGCTTGAGCAGATGCTGCAAACGATTTTAGAAAAGCCAAGCCGGCAGGCGGCAACGCAGCCTATTATTTTGATGGTGGGCATTAATGGCAGTGGTAAAACGACCTTTGTGGGCAAGTTTGCAAGTCGTTTAAAAAAGCAAGGCAAAAAAGTTTTGCTTATTGCGGGCGACACATTCCGTGCTGCAGCAACGCAGCAACTGGCCGAGTGGGCAACGCGCGCAGAGGTAGAAGTTTTTATTGGTCGTGAAAATCAAGATCCAGCATCGGTTATTTTTGACGGTTGTACTCGTTTTAGCCAGGGCGGTTTTGATCATGTGATTATTGATACAGCTGGTCGCTTGCAAACAAAAACTAACTTAATGCGCGAGCTTGAAAAAATGAGAAAGATTATCGACCGTCAGCTGCCAGGGTTGCCGGTTGCAACGTGGTTGACGGTTGACGCCATGCTGGGGCAAAATTCATTGCGCCAGGCAGAAGTGTTTCATGAAGCAACCAGTTTAGATGGTGTTGTGGTTACCAAACTTGATGGGACCGGCAAGGGTGGGATTGTCTTTTCGATTATTGATCAGTTTAATGTGCCTATTATGTTTGTTGCGTTTGGTGAAGGTATTGAAGATATTAGTGAGTTTAATGCGCGTGACTACGTGCATGACTTGCTGCATGAGTAA
- the prmC gene encoding peptide chain release factor N(5)-glutamine methyltransferase, with protein sequence MHNVPVQQIIAKLNQLLVAGGLEPHDAQQEAWWLLEKLVNQPQAHLIAQGSVGWDNKREERIAGWIYQRTHDKKPLQYILGSVPFADLEILVEPPILIPRPETEEIVVWLIDVMRASGRADWRILDLCTGSGCIALGLAAAFANAQVIGIDKNPHAVDLAKRNARHNKLEHVLFIESDLFENLDPTLRFDIIISNPPYISNESYQQLSTEVVAWEDKQALVAARHGMALYERIVAQAPAFLAKQETNTVPQLVFEIGKDQDSIEEVIQHGGFKDVTVYHDLRGLRRWVTAIF encoded by the coding sequence ATGCACAATGTTCCTGTTCAACAGATTATTGCAAAACTAAACCAGCTTCTTGTTGCGGGGGGGCTAGAGCCTCACGATGCGCAGCAAGAGGCTTGGTGGCTGCTTGAAAAATTAGTTAATCAACCGCAAGCGCATCTTATTGCCCAGGGCAGCGTTGGCTGGGACAATAAGCGCGAAGAGCGTATTGCGGGTTGGATTTACCAGCGTACGCATGATAAAAAACCATTACAATATATTTTGGGCTCGGTGCCGTTTGCCGATCTTGAAATTCTTGTTGAGCCGCCAATTCTGATTCCGCGGCCAGAAACCGAAGAGATTGTAGTGTGGCTAATTGATGTGATGCGGGCCAGCGGGCGTGCTGATTGGCGTATTTTAGATTTGTGTACCGGTTCTGGCTGCATAGCGCTTGGCTTGGCTGCAGCGTTTGCTAATGCGCAGGTGATTGGTATTGACAAAAACCCTCATGCGGTTGATTTGGCCAAGCGGAATGCGCGTCACAACAAGCTTGAGCATGTTTTGTTTATTGAATCTGATTTGTTTGAAAATTTAGATCCAACACTTCGTTTTGATATAATTATTAGCAACCCGCCGTACATTTCCAACGAATCGTACCAACAGCTGAGCACAGAAGTGGTGGCGTGGGAAGACAAGCAAGCGCTGGTTGCTGCGCGCCATGGCATGGCATTGTATGAGCGCATTGTTGCGCAAGCACCGGCTTTTTTGGCAAAACAAGAAACTAATACCGTGCCGCAGCTGGTGTTTGAGATTGGCAAAGATCAAGACAGTATTGAAGAGGTTATTCAACATGGTGGCTTTAAGGACGTGACGGTGTATCATGATCTGCGCGGCTTGCGTCGCTGGGTAACTGCTATTTTCTAG
- a CDS encoding AAA family ATPase, protein MKKFMNKNSLLCLVLFLSNTTWAAGPQLGINIGGFTLNANDVATAVTKSAQVIAEATRFKRSELERKINALETQRQEIGVKRDRGQMGSAAYEQASKSIDDQIKSCRKELKNLDRRSEKTGDNVEKIITTGWQTAMDVYQKEHDRKTQIAITAANKAVENEGALERLRFISEFATQPETLTRAGIFTVGTCVLLSVVYYGGKLTYNYAQAKLGRPALATNSFHVTLFDRFKTFFGLTETKEQIFDDVVLSDDLKKQLHEFAQDTKKIPESKLPFRNLLLYGPPGTGKTLFAEKLAQYANMDYLFIPGGNFAQFDQGQDIVELNKLFDWADQAPNGLIIFVDEADAFLHKRSSQDQHGTKVVSTFLARTGGLAEKCMFVLATNNPDNLDTAVYKRMHKKINIPLPGIKERTEMVKIYLNKFATQTKTATISSLITEQFLHDTAQQLEGFAGRDIKQIFVDIQYHVARTPDKVLTPEIITRAVQEKIAEEKISYSLNKESLAAAAA, encoded by the coding sequence ATGAAAAAATTTATGAACAAAAATAGTTTATTGTGCTTAGTACTTTTTTTATCAAATACTACCTGGGCCGCGGGCCCACAGCTGGGTATTAACATTGGCGGCTTTACGCTCAACGCCAACGACGTTGCTACCGCCGTTACCAAATCAGCCCAAGTAATTGCCGAAGCAACGCGCTTTAAGCGCTCAGAACTTGAAAGAAAAATTAATGCACTAGAAACGCAACGCCAAGAAATCGGCGTTAAACGCGACCGTGGCCAGATGGGAAGCGCCGCGTACGAACAGGCAAGCAAAAGCATTGACGACCAAATAAAGTCATGTCGCAAAGAATTAAAAAACTTGGACCGCCGCAGTGAAAAAACCGGCGACAATGTTGAAAAAATTATTACTACTGGCTGGCAAACAGCTATGGACGTGTACCAAAAAGAACACGATCGCAAAACACAAATTGCTATTACTGCTGCCAATAAAGCGGTTGAAAATGAAGGTGCGCTGGAGCGCTTACGCTTTATTTCTGAGTTTGCAACACAACCCGAAACGCTCACACGCGCTGGTATATTTACCGTTGGCACGTGCGTACTTTTGAGCGTTGTTTATTACGGCGGCAAATTGACCTACAACTATGCGCAAGCAAAACTCGGTCGCCCTGCGCTTGCTACCAACAGCTTTCATGTTACGCTATTCGATCGTTTCAAAACATTTTTTGGATTAACAGAAACCAAAGAACAAATATTTGACGATGTTGTTTTGAGTGACGATCTTAAAAAACAATTGCATGAATTTGCACAAGATACAAAAAAAATCCCAGAAAGTAAGCTGCCCTTCCGTAACCTCTTGCTCTACGGCCCGCCAGGCACGGGTAAAACCCTGTTTGCCGAAAAACTCGCACAGTACGCCAACATGGACTATCTCTTTATTCCCGGCGGCAATTTTGCACAATTTGACCAGGGGCAAGATATTGTTGAACTCAATAAGCTCTTTGACTGGGCCGACCAGGCGCCAAACGGGCTTATTATTTTTGTTGACGAAGCAGACGCATTCTTGCACAAGCGCAGCTCACAAGATCAGCATGGCACCAAAGTAGTCAGCACTTTTTTGGCACGCACGGGGGGCTTGGCTGAAAAATGTATGTTTGTTTTAGCAACCAACAATCCAGACAATTTGGACACAGCGGTGTACAAACGCATGCACAAAAAAATTAATATCCCTCTGCCAGGAATTAAAGAACGCACAGAAATGGTAAAAATTTATTTAAATAAATTTGCTACCCAAACTAAGACAGCTACTATTTCAAGCTTAATAACAGAACAGTTTTTGCACGATACTGCCCAGCAACTTGAAGGCTTTGCAGGCCGCGATATTAAACAAATTTTTGTAGATATTCAGTACCACGTTGCTCGCACACCAGACAAAGTGCTCACGCCAGAAATTATTACGCGGGCGGTGCAAGAAAAAATCGCTGAAGAAAAAATTAGCTACTCATTGAACAAAGAATCGTTAGCGGCTGCTGCTGCCTAA
- the tsaD gene encoding tRNA (adenosine(37)-N6)-threonylcarbamoyltransferase complex transferase subunit TsaD: MALILGIETSCDETGAAVFDTAAQKILSNTLFSQIQYHEKYGGVVPEIASRSQLERIDIIVAEALEQAGVTVNDIDTIAVTNTPGLAGSLLVGICFAKGLAWAANKKIIGINHLEGHVFSTFLKPDNTVEQTIPFPHLTITASGGHTALYLVKGFGDYEQLCNTLDDAAGEAFDKISHLLNLGYPGGPIIEKLAREANFVDFFDYPRTKNKNSELMFSFSGLKTAILYNLVKQGAYNLQTGPIKEKITPELQRQVSSSLLVCIADIFEKNIKIALQQHPGLKAVTFGGGVACNKYITQRLTTFCERRKLSFFSPPPKFCTDNGGMIAFVGGYKHEQGLFSDLHLDVHNR; the protein is encoded by the coding sequence ATGGCACTCATCTTAGGAATAGAAACATCGTGTGATGAAACTGGTGCAGCTGTATTTGATACAGCTGCCCAAAAAATTCTTTCAAACACGCTCTTTTCTCAAATTCAATATCACGAAAAATATGGCGGCGTAGTACCAGAAATTGCATCACGCTCGCAACTTGAACGTATTGATATTATTGTTGCCGAAGCGCTTGAACAAGCAGGCGTTACGGTAAACGATATCGATACCATCGCCGTTACCAACACACCAGGCCTTGCCGGCTCATTACTGGTGGGCATCTGCTTTGCAAAAGGCTTGGCGTGGGCAGCTAACAAAAAAATTATTGGCATAAACCATCTTGAAGGCCACGTCTTTTCAACCTTCTTAAAACCAGACAATACTGTTGAGCAGACAATACCATTTCCTCACTTAACTATAACAGCATCTGGCGGACATACTGCGTTGTATCTTGTTAAAGGCTTTGGTGACTACGAACAGTTGTGTAATACACTGGACGATGCTGCTGGTGAAGCATTTGATAAAATTTCTCATTTGCTCAACCTTGGCTACCCAGGCGGACCGATTATTGAAAAGCTTGCGCGTGAGGCAAACTTTGTAGATTTCTTTGACTACCCACGCACCAAAAATAAAAACAGCGAATTGATGTTTAGCTTTTCTGGCTTAAAGACAGCAATTCTTTATAACTTGGTAAAGCAAGGTGCCTACAACTTGCAAACCGGACCAATCAAAGAAAAAATTACGCCAGAACTACAACGACAAGTTTCTAGTTCTCTTTTGGTGTGTATTGCTGATATTTTTGAAAAAAATATTAAAATTGCCTTGCAACAACACCCCGGCCTTAAAGCAGTTACGTTTGGTGGCGGCGTTGCGTGCAACAAATATATCACGCAGCGGCTTACCACCTTTTGCGAACGAAGAAAACTCTCATTCTTTTCACCACCGCCCAAATTTTGTACCGACAACGGCGGCATGATTGCCTTTGTTGGGGGCTATAAACACGAGCAAGGCTTGTTTTCCGATCTGCACCTTGACGTGCATAATCGTTAA
- a CDS encoding PDDEXK nuclease domain-containing protein: MTKSKGVKPPAQHYLQVLLEIKNHVEQSAVKAATVLNGAINERNWEIGKTIVTKQSANKWGSNFVDMVAKDLQNMYPGNKGFSVANVYRMKAFYEAYEKIRAAARKLSELPIFALPWFHNVILLQKIKSNEERLWYAQQSLENGWSRAILESSIKSNLYKRQGKAITNFTKTLPALNSEMAQESFKDPYVFDFLTLHDEHVEYDLEHGLITNVQKLLLEMGKGFALVGRQYHLEVSNKDYYIDLLFYHFKLRCFVVVELKAREFDPRDAGQINFYLSAVDDLVRSPQDGPTIGLLLCKTKDNFTAEYALRNIVSPIGVAEYETEIMKKLPRKLKGSLPSIEEIEAEFEKQDAVAKKESKAVMKSKKVKTSKK, from the coding sequence ATGACGAAATCAAAAGGTGTTAAACCACCGGCACAGCACTATCTTCAAGTTTTGCTTGAGATAAAAAATCACGTAGAGCAATCTGCCGTTAAGGCTGCAACTGTGCTGAATGGGGCTATTAACGAACGCAACTGGGAAATAGGAAAGACCATTGTTACTAAGCAGAGCGCAAATAAATGGGGTTCGAATTTTGTAGATATGGTAGCTAAAGATTTACAAAATATGTACCCAGGAAATAAGGGTTTTTCGGTGGCGAATGTCTATCGAATGAAGGCTTTTTATGAGGCATATGAAAAAATTCGCGCAGCTGCGCGAAAATTAAGCGAGTTACCTATTTTTGCATTGCCCTGGTTTCATAACGTTATATTATTGCAAAAGATAAAAAGTAATGAAGAGCGTCTCTGGTACGCTCAACAGTCGCTTGAAAACGGTTGGAGCAGGGCTATACTTGAGTCATCAATTAAGTCCAATCTTTACAAGAGGCAAGGTAAGGCTATAACGAATTTTACCAAGACTTTGCCAGCGCTTAATTCTGAAATGGCTCAAGAATCGTTTAAAGATCCTTACGTTTTTGATTTTTTAACCTTGCACGATGAACATGTTGAGTATGACTTAGAACACGGTTTGATTACTAATGTTCAAAAGCTTTTACTTGAAATGGGCAAGGGGTTTGCGTTGGTTGGTAGGCAATATCATTTAGAAGTTAGTAATAAAGATTACTACATAGATCTTTTGTTTTATCATTTTAAGTTGCGATGTTTTGTTGTTGTTGAGCTTAAAGCCCGTGAGTTTGACCCACGTGATGCTGGGCAAATAAATTTTTATCTTTCTGCTGTTGATGACTTAGTTCGTAGTCCTCAAGATGGTCCAACCATTGGCCTTTTATTATGCAAAACAAAGGATAATTTTACGGCAGAATATGCTTTGCGCAATATTGTTTCTCCAATCGGGGTAGCTGAATATGAAACAGAAATTATGAAAAAGTTGCCAAGAAAACTCAAGGGTAGCTTGCCATCAATAGAAGAAATTGAAGCGGAATTTGAAAAGCAGGATGCTGTTGCCAAGAAGGAAAGCAAGGCGGTTATGAAGTCAAAAAAAGTGAAAACAAGCAAGAAGTAG